Proteins from one Dermacentor variabilis isolate Ectoservices chromosome 1, ASM5094787v1, whole genome shotgun sequence genomic window:
- the LOC142591300 gene encoding F-box/LRR-repeat protein 8-like, whose protein sequence is MCCFQYFVDMEDDQKVVSYESLPETVLLKIFLKLPLPDRLQAALTCRQWCNIFTSPAAWTTFHFRFYGRKDTRLLQCIVSYGSYLRQVVIELNQFQNVNRVNAVQALLLLAKCSSTRLSSLSIICTGENPLFYAGKEFVSALETVFKRSNSHLVQVNLSKFPMMIDSHTIDVLSLHNPKLECLNIQNDNLVCLVHPDSILRLAQRCRRLRELCLHKCSLSQDVVLCFLEENHVPLEHLSLRCRSEEIIASHTQDEKTQLSSELWSCVVARLPKLRVTLHFDQTCPLVVIPLVMKPEVPCSVLRLETFTIIHDMVLQAAYNYSETLEKLILQAPPSAELESALLELSCRCSRLRALHVFCPLSVHTIDNILQEHPHMKTSGLYTLRSERGTDGPWATDDKVNA, encoded by the coding sequence ATGTGTTGCTTCCAGTACTTTGTCGACATGGAAGATGATCAAAAGGTTGTTTCATATGAAAGCCTCCCTGAAACTGttcttttaaaaatttttctgaagcttccactacctgatcgcctcCAAGCAGCCCTGACCTGTCGTCAGTGGTGCAACATCTTCACTTCACCAGCTGCATGGACCACATTTCACTTTCGCTTTTATGGCCGCAAGGACACAAGGCTTCTTCAGTGCATTGTGTCGTATGGTTCTTACCTACGGCAAGTTGTCATCGAACTCAACCAGTTCCAAAATGTCAATCGTGTGAATGCAGTACAAGCTCTTTTACTACTTGCCAAGTGCTCTTCTACAAGGTTATCAAGCCTCAGCATCATTTGCACTGGTGAAAATCCCCTATTTTATGCAGGAAAAGAATTTGTGTCAGCCTTGGAAACTGTTTTCAAGAGGTCTAACAGTCATTTGGTTCAAGTGAATCTCAGCAAGTTTCCAATGATGATTGATTCACATACTATCGACGTTCTATCTCTGCACAACCCCAAGCTAGAATGTCTGAACATTCAGAATGACAACCTTGTTTGTTTGGTACACCCAGATAGCATCCTCAGACTTGCTCAGCGTTGCCGGCGGCTTCGTGAGCTGTGTTTACACAAGTGCAGCCTTTCCCAAGATGTGGTTCTGTGCTTCCTCGAAGAAAACCATGTTCCTCTTGAGCACCTCTCCCTGCGGTGTCGGAGTGAGGAGATCATTGCCAGCCACACGCAGGATGAAAAGACACAACTGAGCTCGGAGCTGTGGTCTTGTGTGGTTGCTCGCCTGCCCAAGCTACGCGTGACCCTGCATTTTGACCAGACTTGTCCTCTTGTGGTCATTCCTTTGGTCATGAAGCCAGAGGTACCGTGTTCAGTGCTCAGGCTGGAGACTTTCACAATAATACATGATATGGTGTTACAGGCAGCATACAACTACTCAGAAACACTTGAAAAACTTATCTTGCAAGCACCACCTAGTGCTGAACTGGAAAGTGCCTTGCTGGAACTTTCTTGCAGGTGTTCTCGGCTAAGGGCACTGCATGTCTTTTGCCCATTGAGTGTGCACACAATAGATAACATCCTACAGGAGCACCCACACATGAAAACTAGTGGGCTTTACACATTGAGGTCAGAAAGGGGCACTGATGGACCGTGGGCAACAGATGATAAAGTGAATGCATAA
- the LOC142572761 gene encoding uncharacterized protein LOC142572761, which yields MFPDSGVAKAFSCGEKKCAYVTCHGLRPFFLSALQRDIKDCDYYVVLFDESTNDYLQRKQLDVHIRFWNSSHKVATRYYTSVFMGHSTSEDIQGTLLSALEPFPLEKILQISMDGPNVNLKLLKNFQEHLHQAHQVQCLDIGTCGLHTMHNAYRAGVTASKWGLDCLLSSLSALFHGSPARREDFSAVTGQDTFPLNFVAHRWLENVPVIERALLLWCDIKKFIAAARKKEVSPPKCGSFHNLCEFASDDLLLAKLQFALGVAMTLKPFLTEYQTDQPMVFFLARDLETVVRKLLTKFLKCSVLSSAKGATGLLMVDIESTENHTPLEKVDVGHAAEQTVRKTKASQKDMFQFRMECKRFLISVTKKVLERSPLKFPIVRSLSSLDPRQMCTKPDECLAGFRRVLDALITAGRMSEHQRDTVLGEYTEFLQEEMHNLRMFEKNVNRLDEFLTELMKFNSSCGELWKVVKLLLVLSHGQATVERGFSVNRQVAVENLKDLSYISQHIVCDAVDKAGGVLNVPITKELRTAVSAARQQYAAYLEAEKKKQCDDVRESKRRCIGEEIDAMKKKKKKLEATIADLQASADTYAEKAEAANDLKYVVRSNSLRKAARSKTEELCSLNQKIQEKRQELP from the coding sequence ATGTTCCCGGACAGTGGCGTGGCCAAAGCATTTTCTTGCGGAGAGAAAAAATGTGCCTATGTGACGTGCCATGGTCTGAGGCCCTTCTTTTTATCTGCTCTGCAACGGGATATAAAAGATTGCGATTACTACGTGGTACTCTTCGACGAGTCCACGAACGACTATCTCCAGCGGAAACAATTGGATGTTCACATCCGGTTTTGGAATTCGTCTCACAAGGTGGCAACGAGGTACTATACCTCGGTGTTTATGGGGCACTCGACATCCGAAGACATCCAAGGAACGCTGCTGTCTGCGCTCGAGCCTTTCCCTCTTGAGAAAATTCTTCAGATTTCAATGGATGGTCCCAATGTTAACCTGAAGTTGCTCAAGAATTTCCAAGAGCACCTGCATCAAGCACACCAAGTTCAATGTCTGGACATTGGGACTTGTGGCCTCCACACCATGCACAACGCCTACAGGGCAGGTGTTACAGCAAGTAAGTGGGGACTTGACTGTCTGCTCTCCAGTCTGAGCGCGCTTTTCCATGGTTCTCCTGCAAGAAGGGAGGACTTCTCAGCAGTTACCGGTCAGGATACTTTTCCCCTGAACTTTGTTGCCCACCGGTGGTTGGAGAATGTGCCTGTGATAGAGAGAGCCTTGCTGTTGTGGTGtgacattaagaagtttattGCAGCTGCAAGGAAGAAGGAAGTAAGCCCCCCAAAGTGTGGATCATTTCACAACTTGTGTGAGTTTGCCAGTGATGACTTACTGCTAGCAAAGCTTCAATTTGCACTGGGTGTGGCCATGACCCTCAAGCCATTCCTCACTGAGTACCAAACGGATCAGCCCATGGTGTTCTTTCTTGCAAGGGACTTGGAAACTGTGGTCAGGAAGCTACTGACGAAGTTTCTGAAGTGCTCGGTCTTGTCTTCAGCAAAAGGAGCCACTGGTCTGCTGATGGTGGACATTGAAAGCACCGAGAACCACACTCCACTTGAAAAGGTGGATGTAGGCCATGCCGCTGAACAGACTGTCAGGAAAACTAAAGCAAGCCAAAAGGACATGTTTCAGTTCCGCATGGAATGCAAACGCTTCTTGATCAGTGTGACAAAGAAGGTGCTTGAGAGAAGTCCACTGAAATTCCCAATTGTTAGGAGTTTGTCCTCTCTGGACCCACGACAAATGTGTACTAAACCAGATGAATGCCTGGCCGGCTTCAGAAGAGTGTTGGATGCCCTCATTACAGCGGGCAGAATGTCTGAGCACCAAAGAGACACTGTACTAGGGGAGTACACTGAGTTCCTGCAGGAAGAGATGCATAACCTGCGAATGTTTGAGAAGAACGTAAACAGGTTGGACGAGTTCTTGACTGAGCTGATGAAGTTTAATTCATCATGTGGGGAACTATGGAAGGTTGTCAAACTTTTGCTCGTGCTCAGCCACGGACAGGCCACTGTGGAGCGAGGGTTTAGCGTGAACCGCCAGGTTGCTGTAGAAAATCTGAAGGACCTGTCGTACATTTCGCAACATATTGTGTGCGACGCTGTGGACAAGGCAGGGGGCGTCCTTAATGTCCCTATTACAAAAGAGCTGAGGACTGCTGTATCAGCTGCCCGGCAGCAGTATGCTGCATAtctggaagcagaaaaaaagaagcaatgtgATGATGTAAGGGAATCAAAGAGGCGCTGCATCGGCGAAGAGATtgacgcaatgaaaaaaaagaaaaagaaactcgaGGCAACAATAGCTGACCTCCAGGCTTCAGCGGATACCTATGCCGAAAAGGCAGAAGCAGCTAATGATCTGAAGTATGTGGTCAGATCAAATAGTCTGAGGAAGGCTGCACGAAGCAAGACTGAGGAACTGTGTAGCCTCAACCAGAAGATtcaggaaaagcggcaggagctCCCCTGA
- the LOC142591309 gene encoding cancer-related nucleoside-triphosphatase homolog: protein MASPRFVVLTGSPGVGKTTIVKNAVKALTDQGITVSGFYTTELRENGNRVGFDVVTTDGKRAPLARLREMCPGGRGPFVGKYCVNVHAFENIVLDSLKTNCDVLVIDEVGKMELFSKPFGDRVAELFLDENNCILVTVPVSTRTLCLPLVDQIKSDKCARVLTVNRSNRDHLMNEVLDTLRNAVGK from the coding sequence ATGGCCTCTCCGAGGTTCGTCGTTCTTACCGGTTCGCCTGGTGTTGGCAAAACTACTATTGTAAAGAACGCAGTGAAGGCTCTTACTGACCAAGGTATCACTGTCTCGGGCTTCTACACGACAGAACTACGAGAGAATGGAAACAGAGTTGGATTTGATGTTGTTACGACAGACGGCAAAAGGGCCCCGCTAGCTCGGCTTCGCGAAATGTGCCCAGGTGGAAGAGGTCCGTTTGTGGGAAAGTACTGTGTCAATGTGCACGCATTCGAAAACATTGTCTTAGACTCTTTAAAAACGAATTGTGATGTACTTGTCATTGATGAAGTTGGCAAGATGGAACTTTTCTCCAAGCCATTTGGTGACCGAGTTGCTGAACTCTTTTTGGACGAAAACAACTGTATTCTCGTCACTGTACCCGTGAGCACTAGAACGCTGTGCCTACCTCTTGTGGACCAGATCAAAAGTGATAAGTGCGCTAGAGTCTTGACCGTGAACCGCTCAAATCGGGACCATCTCATGAATGAAGTGTTGGACACTCTTCGAAATGCTGTTGGGAAATAA